One segment of Sulfobacillus thermosulfidooxidans DSM 9293 DNA contains the following:
- the dnaB gene encoding replicative DNA helicase — MSIDAVRTPPHNPDAEISVLGSMLIHPEAAAKAVEILQPGDFYHEPHRKIFEAAMELFNQAKPLDVVVVGEQLRQKGQLEAVGGLAYLMELASAVPTAAHVEYYARIVKESSITRRIISVSTKLVADAYQNELPAQELVDRAQKELFALAQTGQRDYVSLHQVLLETFTRLEVLYANKGKLVGLPTGFHDLDRMTAGLQKSDLIIVAARPSMGKTMLCLNLARYVALHDHTPVAIFSLEMSREQLALRLLSAEAELPSQRLRTGEMDDNMWAVVSHALGRLGEAPIYIDDTPGISALELRAKARQMKAQHNIGLIIIDYMQLMSGRRAENRQQEISDISRSLKALARELDVPVMALSQLSRAVESRQDKRPMLSDLRESGAIEQDADIVAFLYREDYYTKDAANPDITELIVAKQRNGPTGTVNLLFKKDIGKFFNTTPVEV; from the coding sequence GTGAGTATTGATGCTGTTAGGACGCCGCCGCACAATCCGGATGCCGAAATTTCGGTCTTAGGCTCTATGCTCATTCATCCCGAAGCGGCGGCCAAGGCTGTAGAAATTTTACAGCCTGGGGATTTTTATCATGAACCTCACCGCAAAATCTTTGAGGCGGCCATGGAGCTCTTTAACCAAGCCAAGCCCTTGGATGTCGTCGTGGTGGGGGAACAACTCCGGCAAAAGGGACAACTCGAAGCCGTAGGCGGTTTAGCGTATCTTATGGAGCTCGCCTCGGCGGTTCCCACGGCAGCTCATGTTGAATATTATGCACGGATTGTTAAAGAATCGTCGATCACTCGCCGCATTATTTCGGTTTCTACCAAACTCGTGGCGGATGCCTACCAAAATGAGCTTCCGGCGCAAGAGTTAGTCGATCGGGCGCAAAAAGAACTATTTGCGTTGGCACAAACGGGACAGCGGGATTATGTGAGTTTACATCAAGTGCTCTTAGAGACATTTACCCGTCTCGAGGTGCTTTACGCTAATAAAGGAAAACTGGTGGGGTTACCCACTGGATTTCATGACTTAGACCGGATGACGGCGGGTCTCCAAAAATCCGATCTCATCATTGTAGCGGCTCGCCCGTCAATGGGAAAAACCATGCTGTGTTTGAATTTAGCCCGCTATGTCGCTCTTCATGACCATACTCCAGTGGCTATTTTTAGCCTGGAAATGTCGCGGGAACAGCTGGCGCTACGGTTATTAAGCGCTGAAGCGGAATTGCCATCGCAAAGATTGCGGACGGGTGAAATGGATGACAATATGTGGGCCGTCGTCAGTCATGCGCTGGGGCGCTTAGGCGAAGCCCCCATATATATTGATGACACGCCCGGCATTTCCGCCTTGGAACTGCGGGCCAAGGCGCGACAAATGAAGGCACAGCATAACATTGGTTTGATTATTATAGACTATATGCAGCTTATGTCCGGACGGCGGGCTGAAAACCGGCAACAGGAAATTTCTGATATATCGCGGTCGTTAAAAGCTCTGGCACGCGAACTCGATGTGCCGGTGATGGCGTTATCCCAGTTGTCTCGGGCCGTTGAAAGCCGACAGGATAAACGCCCAATGTTATCAGACCTTCGCGAATCGGGTGCTATCGAACAAGATGCCGACATCGTAGCATTTTTATACCGGGAAGATTACTATACGAAGGACGCAGCCAATCCCGATATTACCGAATTGATCGTAGCTAAACAGCGCAATGGTCCGACAGGTACTGTCAATCTTTTGTTCAAAAAAGATATTGGTAAATTCTTTAATACGACGCCTGTCGAAGTGTAG
- a CDS encoding D-alanine--D-alanine ligase family protein translates to MTKPHVMVLMGGPSAEYSVSMSSGRMVFNALASLDDFCVDAIVIHENGDWEKTRTIPEDAMHPSALVHSAPPRQATLRGIQLLEDADVVFIALHGAFGEDGTIQAVLDTLHIPYTGSGPLASALAMNKHRAKELFQFHRLPTAPEFYIPPTKAESIERLIPQIETRLGYPLVVKPNEGGSSVGIHMTDNRDALRQALEEHADVGVPLLVEKKLVGRELTCAVLEDYDGSVTALPLIEIVPHAGNFFDFTSKYADGGSDEICPAQIDHKSARRIQDLAVRAHQILGCRGFSRSDFILTTEGPILLEVNTIPGMTPNSLLPKAAKAYGLEFPQLMRRLIYLAMGITPQAMNA, encoded by the coding sequence ATGACAAAACCGCACGTGATGGTCTTAATGGGTGGACCCTCGGCTGAGTACAGCGTATCGATGTCGAGCGGGCGCATGGTGTTTAATGCTTTAGCTAGTTTAGATGATTTTTGTGTGGATGCCATTGTGATTCATGAAAATGGCGACTGGGAAAAAACTCGAACCATTCCTGAAGACGCGATGCATCCATCAGCATTAGTCCACTCAGCTCCACCGCGCCAAGCCACCTTACGAGGGATTCAATTGCTAGAAGATGCCGATGTGGTGTTTATCGCGCTGCATGGTGCCTTTGGCGAAGACGGGACAATTCAAGCGGTGCTCGACACCTTACATATTCCGTATACCGGAAGTGGTCCTTTAGCTTCGGCCTTGGCGATGAACAAGCACCGGGCCAAAGAGTTGTTCCAATTCCACCGCTTACCTACGGCTCCTGAATTTTATATTCCCCCCACTAAGGCCGAATCGATTGAGCGGCTGATTCCGCAAATTGAAACGCGTCTAGGTTATCCCTTGGTGGTGAAACCCAACGAAGGGGGATCAAGCGTGGGCATCCATATGACCGATAACCGCGATGCCTTACGTCAAGCCTTGGAAGAGCATGCGGACGTTGGGGTACCCCTCTTAGTGGAGAAAAAATTAGTTGGCCGGGAATTGACGTGTGCCGTCCTGGAGGATTATGACGGTTCTGTAACGGCGTTACCTCTGATTGAAATTGTTCCCCATGCTGGCAACTTCTTCGATTTTACGTCCAAGTATGCCGATGGCGGCTCGGATGAAATCTGTCCGGCCCAAATCGATCACAAAAGTGCCCGCCGGATTCAAGACCTCGCCGTCCGGGCTCATCAAATTCTCGGATGCCGCGGCTTTTCTCGTAGCGATTTTATTTTAACCACGGAAGGACCCATCCTCTTGGAAGTCAACACCATTCCTGGGATGACGCCCAATTCCTTGTTACCCAAAGCGGCTAAAGCTTATGGCTTGGAATTTCCGCAGTTAATGAGAAGGCTGATTTACCTGGCCATGGGCATTACTCCTCAAGCCATGAATGCCTAA
- the rpsF gene encoding 30S ribosomal protein S6 produces the protein MAHYELMYILKPDLGEEQTQADIDRFNDVITQQQGTITKVDKWGRRKLAYEINGLTEGFYMVVDFDYDGSEDIANEITRVLKIHDDVVRSIIVRLDD, from the coding sequence TTGGCTCATTATGAGCTCATGTACATTTTGAAACCGGATTTAGGCGAAGAGCAAACCCAAGCCGATATTGATCGGTTCAACGATGTGATTACCCAACAACAGGGGACAATCACAAAAGTAGACAAATGGGGTCGCCGCAAGCTAGCCTACGAGATTAACGGACTGACCGAAGGTTTCTACATGGTCGTCGACTTCGATTATGACGGTTCCGAAGATATTGCGAACGAAATTACCCGTGTGCTGAAAATCCATGATGATGTGGTGCGATCCATCATTGTACGCCTTGACGATTAG
- the rplI gene encoding 50S ribosomal protein L9: MRVILLQDVRGSGNKGDVIEVKDGYARNFLIPKGLAAEATKSREEQIKREQARQQAQHQKELDQYRRLAKELKGQSFILRAKSGDQGRLFGAITTQDVADLLNSRGYHIDKKKLEIEPIRHVGTYTVHCHFYQDISAEFTLQVLPE; encoded by the coding sequence ATGCGAGTGATTCTGTTGCAAGATGTGCGAGGCAGTGGTAACAAGGGGGACGTTATTGAAGTCAAAGATGGGTATGCCAGGAACTTCTTGATACCCAAAGGGTTGGCTGCTGAAGCAACAAAGTCCCGGGAAGAGCAGATAAAGCGCGAACAAGCCCGGCAACAAGCCCAGCATCAAAAAGAGCTGGATCAATATCGTCGGCTTGCGAAAGAGCTCAAAGGGCAAAGTTTCATTCTGCGCGCGAAAAGCGGGGATCAAGGACGGTTGTTTGGCGCCATTACCACGCAAGATGTGGCGGACTTACTCAATAGCCGGGGATATCACATTGACAAAAAGAAGCTAGAAATCGAGCCCATTCGTCATGTGGGCACGTATACCGTACATTGTCACTTTTACCAGGATATTAGCGCAGAGTTTACTTTGCAGGTACTCCCGGAATAA
- a CDS encoding adenylosuccinate synthase produces the protein MAAVVVVGTQWGDEGKGKIIDYLAQQADMVVRHQGGNNAGHTVVVGDEEYRLHLIPSGIFYPDTLCVIANGVVVDPRVLFEEIDYLHRRGIQTDRLRISSQAHLIMPYHGRMDALAEDRLGVNKLGTTLRGIGPAYMDKAARTGLRVGDLLHPAQFAMRLKRVLDEKNRVFSKAYDVEGFDYDELLQQYLSYGERMRPYIANTSVVINDAIDNGDRVLFEGAQGTMLDIDHGTYPFVTSSHPIAGGACIGAGVGPTKITQVYGVVKAYTSRVGDGPFPTELQDQLGHEIRERGHEYGTTTGRPRRVGWIDAVVLRHAARVNGLTGLAVTRLDVLDDLPEVKIATAYRYHGELIHELPDSVEVLAEVEPEYETFPGWKGKITQAKRLEDLPKEARAYLERIAELINVPLVLVSVGRERTNTIVLKELF, from the coding sequence ATGGCAGCAGTGGTCGTGGTGGGGACCCAATGGGGCGATGAGGGTAAAGGCAAAATTATTGATTATTTAGCCCAACAAGCAGATATGGTGGTTCGCCATCAAGGAGGAAACAACGCCGGGCATACCGTCGTCGTCGGTGATGAGGAATACCGTTTACACCTAATACCGTCCGGGATTTTTTATCCCGATACGCTTTGTGTCATTGCTAACGGTGTGGTGGTCGATCCTCGCGTTTTGTTTGAGGAAATTGACTATCTTCATCGCCGCGGAATCCAAACGGATCGGTTGCGCATTTCATCGCAAGCACATTTGATTATGCCCTATCACGGCCGCATGGATGCTTTAGCCGAAGACCGTCTAGGTGTGAATAAGTTGGGGACAACCTTGCGCGGCATTGGACCCGCTTATATGGACAAAGCCGCCCGTACAGGCCTTAGAGTGGGAGATCTCCTACATCCGGCGCAATTTGCGATGCGACTTAAACGAGTCTTAGACGAAAAGAACCGAGTATTTTCTAAGGCTTACGATGTCGAAGGCTTTGATTATGACGAACTGCTGCAACAATATTTGTCGTATGGGGAACGGATGCGGCCCTATATTGCGAATACGTCCGTTGTCATCAACGATGCCATCGACAATGGTGACCGAGTCTTGTTTGAAGGCGCCCAAGGAACCATGCTGGACATTGATCACGGGACTTACCCGTTTGTGACATCCTCGCACCCGATTGCTGGCGGAGCCTGTATTGGGGCGGGTGTGGGTCCGACCAAAATTACCCAGGTTTATGGCGTGGTCAAAGCGTATACCAGTCGTGTTGGGGATGGACCATTCCCTACGGAATTGCAAGACCAATTAGGGCATGAAATTCGGGAACGAGGGCATGAATATGGGACCACGACGGGGCGTCCCCGCCGGGTAGGCTGGATTGATGCCGTGGTCCTGCGTCATGCCGCACGCGTCAACGGGTTAACGGGCTTAGCCGTGACACGCCTAGATGTCCTTGATGATTTGCCGGAGGTAAAAATCGCTACGGCCTATCGTTATCATGGGGAACTCATTCATGAACTGCCTGATTCCGTGGAAGTTTTGGCCGAAGTGGAACCCGAATATGAAACCTTTCCGGGATGGAAAGGCAAGATTACGCAAGCGAAACGGCTCGAAGACTTGCCCAAGGAAGCACGGGCCTACCTAGAGCGCATTGCCGAACTTATCAACGTGCCGTTGGTCTTGGTATCGGTAGGGCGCGAGCGTACCAATACCATTGTACTCAAGGAGCTCTTTTAA
- the lonC gene encoding Lon family ATP-dependent protease, with the protein MADNAKKPEPKARKQANTLERRVAALHEILMQIYGPERLILRAGKLQALKYLRSDDLGLRTLALAKLVREDPSFNEVPTKKEIGPLLDELEDELADILARRTLEDDLEKRIAEKMQERHEDYVRDIRNQILKEDGGPETPETLKKFAQLVKLDQSGLTQSALEVMRPERLEEVIGQEDAIDSLLAKLASPYPQHVLLYGPPGVGKTTVARLVLQVARTVPQSPFSEEAPFVEADGTTLRWDPREITNPLLGSVHDPIYQGARRDLAESGIPEPKTGLVTDSHGGVLFIDEIGEMDPILQNKLLKVLEDKRVYFDSPYYDPTDPNVPKYVHKLFSEGAPADFILIGATTRSPEEISPALRSRCAEIYFDPLTPDDIKRIVMQAAEKLQVTITPEAANLIGQYTLEGRKAVGLLADAFSVAYLRRNERPQIIDVDVMKDVISRSRLVPVRPAISLEPIVGRSLGLAVAGFQGLVLEIEATVFPREKDGEGRWRFNDTAGSMAKDSVFNAATVLRQLTGRDLTQYDVHVNVVGGGNIDGPSAGVAIFTAIYSALTQIPIRPTVAITGELSLSGRIKPVGGIPEKIFGARQQGLSTVLVPKDNAGDVPPGIGDMKILFVSTVEEVLAEVLV; encoded by the coding sequence ATGGCAGATAACGCAAAGAAACCAGAACCCAAAGCACGAAAACAGGCAAATACTCTAGAACGCCGGGTCGCGGCCTTGCATGAAATTTTGATGCAAATTTATGGACCGGAACGGTTAATATTGCGGGCCGGGAAATTGCAGGCTCTTAAATACCTGCGCTCTGACGATCTAGGGTTAAGGACCCTGGCTTTGGCAAAATTAGTCCGGGAAGATCCATCGTTTAACGAAGTGCCAACCAAAAAAGAAATCGGACCTTTACTGGACGAGTTGGAAGATGAGCTCGCCGATATTTTAGCCCGCCGAACCCTGGAAGACGACCTCGAAAAACGGATTGCCGAAAAAATGCAAGAACGGCATGAGGATTACGTACGGGACATTCGCAATCAAATTCTGAAAGAAGATGGCGGTCCTGAAACACCCGAAACCTTAAAGAAATTTGCCCAGTTAGTGAAACTTGACCAGAGCGGGTTGACGCAATCGGCCTTAGAGGTGATGCGACCCGAACGACTCGAAGAAGTCATCGGCCAAGAAGACGCTATTGATAGTCTTTTAGCCAAATTGGCTTCCCCCTATCCGCAGCATGTGTTGTTGTACGGCCCGCCTGGTGTCGGAAAGACAACGGTGGCCCGCTTGGTGTTACAAGTGGCTCGAACGGTTCCGCAGAGTCCTTTTAGCGAGGAGGCGCCGTTTGTGGAAGCGGATGGCACCACTCTCCGGTGGGATCCTCGTGAGATTACGAATCCCTTGCTAGGCTCGGTTCATGATCCGATATACCAGGGCGCACGCCGGGACCTTGCGGAAAGCGGCATACCTGAACCGAAGACGGGGTTGGTCACCGATAGTCATGGAGGCGTGCTCTTCATCGACGAAATAGGGGAAATGGATCCGATTTTGCAAAATAAACTCCTAAAAGTATTGGAGGATAAACGGGTTTATTTTGATTCCCCGTACTACGATCCGACGGATCCCAATGTTCCGAAATATGTGCACAAACTCTTTTCGGAAGGCGCACCTGCTGACTTTATTCTCATTGGGGCGACCACACGGAGTCCCGAGGAAATCTCTCCGGCCTTGCGTTCGCGTTGTGCCGAAATTTATTTTGATCCGTTGACGCCTGATGACATTAAACGGATTGTCATGCAAGCAGCCGAGAAGTTACAGGTGACGATCACGCCTGAAGCGGCCAATTTAATTGGTCAATATACTCTGGAAGGGCGCAAAGCCGTAGGGCTTTTGGCGGATGCCTTTTCGGTAGCGTATCTGCGCCGCAATGAACGGCCTCAAATCATCGATGTCGACGTCATGAAAGATGTCATTAGTCGCTCTAGACTCGTTCCCGTGCGTCCGGCCATTTCCCTAGAACCGATTGTGGGACGATCTTTAGGGCTAGCAGTCGCCGGATTTCAAGGATTAGTTTTAGAAATCGAAGCCACGGTCTTTCCTCGTGAAAAAGACGGCGAAGGGCGCTGGCGATTCAATGACACGGCGGGATCGATGGCCAAAGACTCCGTCTTTAACGCGGCGACTGTTCTCAGGCAATTGACGGGGCGGGACCTCACCCAATATGATGTTCATGTTAATGTCGTGGGTGGGGGCAATATTGATGGTCCTTCGGCCGGAGTGGCCATTTTTACGGCCATTTACAGTGCCCTAACCCAAATTCCTATCCGGCCCACGGTGGCGATTACTGGCGAATTGTCGTTATCCGGACGGATAAAACCCGTAGGGGGAATCCCCGAAAAGATTTTTGGGGCCCGTCAACAAGGGTTGTCGACAGTGTTGGTTCCCAAAGACAATGCCGGCGATGTTCCTCCCGGCATTGGGGATATGAAAATTCTTTTTGTCAGTACGGTCGAAGAGGTATTAGCTGAGGTGTTAGTGTGA
- a CDS encoding IS1634 family transposase encodes MPTPLVVGAGPVIRALCEEIGLVEAVNQTVAWDAQRCHLSPGERIFALIVNLLTARQPLYRVHEQFQLTDVPLLFGSGRTAADFTDDALGRALDKVAAAGGATVFSAVATRALVHDHVWTPDHPVFVHWDSTTRSVYGTYPDPDSASGVHPTYGHSKDHRPDLRQILLTLLGTREGIPVVGTVQDGNLSDKTLNAEMIAALDDYFSPQQLQQLVYVADSALVTGPNLKAMADRSLRFLSRCPDTFRAAQEAKTAALAANAWVPLGKIGERTDATSYAAAEQTGHIEGRSYRLVVYRSDHLAERKAHTIARQIDRAYDQLTRAATRLAGTVFACAHDAEAAVAAWQATAQWHHVEATVVAETQVTQRATRGRPRHDAPDPATTTVYRVRPTIGAVDAQRVQAAQDRAATFVLITNLPSTPFDARRLLEEYKGQTVIEQRFRFLKDPTFVDALYVQKPERVEALGYVLLLAALVLSLIERRARQAPPLPTPTRGLLARPTGQEVLHHLRGLIVMPLDAQTRQLFVPAVHTQPVAAILAALGFTDTIYTQVPSRPSG; translated from the coding sequence ATGCCTACACCGCTCGTTGTGGGAGCCGGACCGGTCATCCGGGCCCTCTGTGAGGAAATCGGATTAGTCGAGGCCGTGAATCAGACCGTGGCGTGGGATGCGCAGCGTTGCCATCTGTCGCCCGGTGAACGGATTTTCGCGCTTATCGTCAATTTGCTCACCGCTCGTCAACCGCTGTATCGCGTTCACGAGCAATTTCAGTTGACCGATGTGCCCTTATTATTTGGATCCGGCCGCACCGCGGCCGATTTTACCGATGATGCGCTCGGACGCGCTTTGGACAAAGTCGCCGCGGCCGGCGGTGCCACCGTTTTCAGTGCCGTCGCAACGCGAGCCCTCGTGCACGACCACGTGTGGACGCCCGATCATCCGGTGTTTGTCCACTGGGATAGTACGACTCGCTCGGTCTATGGCACGTATCCGGACCCTGACTCGGCAAGCGGAGTGCATCCCACCTATGGCCATTCCAAGGATCATCGTCCCGATCTCCGCCAAATTCTTCTGACGCTATTGGGGACCCGGGAAGGCATTCCCGTGGTGGGCACGGTGCAAGACGGGAATCTGAGTGATAAAACCCTCAATGCCGAGATGATTGCGGCCTTAGACGATTACTTTTCGCCCCAGCAACTCCAACAACTCGTCTATGTGGCCGATTCCGCTCTCGTCACGGGCCCCAACTTAAAGGCGATGGCTGATCGTTCGCTCCGCTTTCTCTCGCGTTGTCCGGATACCTTTCGGGCGGCGCAAGAGGCGAAAACGGCCGCCTTGGCGGCCAACGCCTGGGTTCCCCTCGGCAAAATCGGGGAGCGTACCGATGCCACTTCCTATGCGGCCGCAGAACAGACCGGCCACATTGAGGGTCGATCCTATCGCCTTGTGGTTTATCGTTCCGATCATCTGGCTGAGCGAAAAGCTCACACCATCGCCCGCCAGATCGACCGGGCCTATGATCAGTTAACCCGGGCAGCGACTCGCCTCGCGGGGACCGTGTTTGCCTGTGCTCATGATGCCGAAGCGGCCGTGGCCGCTTGGCAGGCTACCGCGCAATGGCATCATGTCGAAGCGACGGTCGTCGCGGAAACACAAGTCACCCAACGCGCGACTCGCGGGCGTCCTCGCCACGATGCGCCCGATCCGGCCACCACCACGGTATACCGGGTCCGTCCCACCATCGGGGCGGTCGATGCGCAACGCGTGCAGGCCGCACAGGACCGCGCAGCGACCTTTGTGCTCATCACGAATCTGCCCTCCACGCCTTTTGATGCCCGCCGATTGCTCGAAGAATACAAAGGGCAGACGGTCATTGAACAACGCTTTCGCTTTTTAAAAGATCCGACCTTTGTGGATGCGCTCTATGTGCAAAAGCCGGAACGGGTCGAGGCCTTAGGCTATGTGCTCTTGCTCGCCGCATTGGTGCTCAGCCTCATCGAACGCCGGGCTCGGCAGGCCCCGCCCCTTCCCACGCCAACCCGTGGTCTATTGGCGCGGCCCACCGGGCAGGAAGTGTTACATCATCTGCGTGGACTCATTGTCATGCCCCTCGATGCTCAGACCCGTCAACTCTTTGTCCCGGCGGTTCACACCCAGCCGGTAGCGGCCATTTTGGCCGCCTTGGGTTTCACAGACACGATTTACACGCAGGTGCCATCGAGACCCTCGGGATAA
- a CDS encoding single-stranded DNA-binding protein has translation MLNRIILIGRLTRDPELRYTPQGVPVASFTLAVDRPFANQQGQREADFIDCVAWRKLGETVGNHLTKGRLIALEGRLQIRSYEAQDGSKRRVAEVIADSVRFLDRPKDGQGSPSNPMPDVAMTDDVAFPDDLPF, from the coding sequence ATGCTAAACCGCATTATTCTCATCGGTCGCTTAACCCGCGATCCCGAATTGCGCTACACGCCTCAGGGAGTCCCTGTGGCCTCGTTCACTCTTGCAGTCGATCGCCCGTTCGCCAATCAACAAGGACAACGGGAAGCCGATTTTATTGATTGTGTCGCGTGGCGAAAATTAGGGGAAACCGTGGGTAACCATTTAACCAAAGGCCGACTTATTGCCTTGGAAGGCCGCCTACAAATTCGAAGCTACGAAGCGCAAGACGGAAGTAAGCGGCGGGTGGCCGAAGTGATTGCGGATAGCGTGCGGTTTTTGGATCGGCCCAAAGATGGTCAAGGTTCTCCCTCTAATCCCATGCCAGACGTGGCAATGACGGACGACGTAGCATTTCCAGATGATCTCCCGTTCTAG
- the rpsR gene encoding 30S ribosomal protein S18: MRKERGRRPKKKVCGFCVDKVEYVDFKEASRLRRYITERGKILPRRISGNCAKHQRQMTVAIKRARNMALLPFTIE, from the coding sequence ATGCGTAAAGAGCGAGGTCGGCGACCTAAGAAAAAGGTCTGTGGATTTTGTGTGGATAAAGTGGAGTACGTCGATTTTAAGGAAGCATCTCGACTAAGACGGTATATCACCGAACGTGGCAAGATTCTTCCCCGGCGTATTTCTGGAAACTGTGCCAAGCACCAACGGCAAATGACGGTAGCCATTAAGCGTGCTCGGAATATGGCGCTCTTGCCCTTCACCATCGAATAA
- a CDS encoding class II aldolase/adducin family protein, with protein MTAVNDLITYAHRMITDHLAFGTTGNLSVREKDVLWITPSGVPFEEVDRDNIVGVDIASGNVIEGHARPSSELPLHLTLYGRRPDIGAIVHTHSEYATIFAALGEPIVPIHYQMALSAYQVNCAEYATYGTEQLAHNALAALGPNDRAVLLKNHGLVAVGPKLSSAYQTALDVEWMARLLFRARCVGNPRVLTPEEVDHVREQFRHYGQNPQD; from the coding sequence ATGACTGCGGTAAATGATCTTATAACGTATGCCCACCGGATGATAACCGATCACCTCGCTTTTGGTACCACTGGCAATTTGAGTGTGCGTGAAAAAGACGTGTTGTGGATTACCCCATCCGGGGTGCCTTTTGAAGAGGTTGACAGGGATAATATCGTCGGAGTCGACATAGCGTCGGGCAACGTTATTGAAGGTCATGCCCGTCCCTCATCAGAACTGCCCTTACACCTGACGCTGTATGGAAGGCGGCCGGATATTGGCGCGATTGTGCATACCCATTCGGAATACGCCACCATTTTTGCTGCCTTAGGAGAGCCGATTGTGCCCATTCACTACCAAATGGCTTTATCCGCCTATCAAGTGAATTGTGCGGAATACGCTACATACGGGACTGAGCAACTGGCGCATAATGCCTTGGCGGCTTTGGGCCCTAACGACCGCGCTGTTTTGCTCAAGAACCATGGGTTAGTGGCAGTGGGTCCAAAGCTATCATCGGCTTATCAAACCGCTCTCGATGTGGAATGGATGGCGCGGTTATTGTTCCGGGCTCGCTGTGTTGGCAATCCTCGTGTATTGACTCCTGAGGAAGTTGACCACGTCCGCGAACAATTCCGCCACTACGGACAAAACCCCCAAGATTAA
- a CDS encoding DUF951 domain-containing protein: MGPIQYHLNDVVELKKPHPCGNKLWIITRTGIDFGLKCQKCGHRIMIPRKTFERAVKRIVSVAENVADPNH; this comes from the coding sequence ATGGGACCAATACAGTATCATCTTAATGATGTCGTTGAGTTGAAAAAACCTCATCCATGTGGGAATAAATTGTGGATAATCACCCGCACCGGGATTGATTTTGGCTTGAAATGCCAAAAATGCGGGCACCGGATTATGATTCCCCGTAAGACGTTTGAACGTGCGGTAAAGCGCATCGTAAGTGTCGCGGAGAATGTCGCAGATCCGAATCACTGA
- a CDS encoding phosphotransferase — MQRITQIRHVVDDTKKLFSGWSMRLDDPIILRDAGNLILWLRPYPIVARVATLFAGDNADFWGAVWRRELQVAEHLMRHNIPIVPPTSVVPPGPHQVAGSWMTLWDYAESVKRPPLGLDGIAMVRKLTLAMESFRETLPFWGAWIHVREAVEHLRPLAVRNPRVKNVLREVEVVEQRMKDEPLFPAHGDAHPGNLLPTHNGYRWIDFEDVSLMPRFWDLATFVANTALLEGIDHPIVVHAQQLHDVSNDPETFWWVLRARVVMSLSSNLALALAGHGDRFLAFRQWERWPQFFQEWTQNQPDFSA; from the coding sequence TTGCAACGGATTACTCAGATCCGCCATGTTGTCGACGACACGAAGAAATTATTCTCCGGCTGGAGCATGCGGCTTGATGACCCCATCATCTTAAGAGATGCGGGTAACTTAATTTTGTGGTTGCGACCGTATCCCATCGTCGCTCGCGTCGCCACCCTGTTTGCCGGCGACAACGCAGATTTTTGGGGTGCTGTGTGGCGCCGGGAACTACAAGTTGCTGAGCATTTGATGCGGCATAACATTCCTATAGTCCCTCCTACCTCCGTGGTTCCTCCGGGTCCTCACCAGGTAGCAGGAAGTTGGATGACACTGTGGGACTATGCGGAATCCGTTAAACGCCCTCCTCTCGGCTTAGACGGCATTGCTATGGTTCGTAAATTGACGCTGGCAATGGAGTCTTTCCGTGAGACGTTGCCGTTCTGGGGGGCATGGATCCACGTACGGGAAGCAGTTGAACACCTTCGCCCTCTGGCTGTACGGAATCCGCGTGTGAAAAACGTCTTGAGGGAGGTCGAGGTCGTTGAACAACGGATGAAAGACGAACCATTGTTTCCCGCCCATGGCGATGCCCATCCGGGAAATCTCTTACCGACTCACAACGGTTACCGGTGGATTGACTTTGAAGACGTATCACTGATGCCGCGATTTTGGGATTTGGCGACCTTTGTGGCCAATACCGCCTTGTTAGAAGGCATCGATCATCCGATCGTTGTTCATGCTCAACAACTCCACGACGTGTCAAACGATCCCGAGACTTTTTGGTGGGTACTACGCGCCCGGGTGGTCATGAGCCTTTCCTCCAATTTGGCACTGGCCTTGGCCGGACATGGAGATCGGTTCCTCGCCTTCCGTCAATGGGAGCGGTGGCCCCAATTTTTCCAGGAATGGACGCAAAACCAACCGGATTTCAGTGCATAA